Within the candidate division WOR-3 bacterium genome, the region AGATTTACCGGTTTTTTCTTTAGGTATAAAAGATTTGATTTTGATAAAAGAAAAGGATCTAATATTTGTTTGTGATAAAAAAGAATTTGATAAAATAAAAAATTTTTTAAAAATATTAAAAGAAAAAAAAGAATATCAAAAATATTTATGAAGATTTTTTTAGCCACTAATAACAAGGGAAAGATAAGGGAAATAAAAGAAATCCTCTCTGATTTAAACGTCCAAATCTTAACTCCTCAGGATTTAAAAATTAAATTTATTTGTAAAGAAGATGGTGACAGTTTTTATGAAAATGCTTATAAAAAGGCAATTACTGGGTTATTACAAACGGGTTATATCTCAATTGGTGAAGACTCAGGTTTAATGATTGATTATTTAAATGGTGCCCCAGGTCTAAAATCGGCACGATTTACCAAAAAACGAAATTCCAAAGAAAATATCAAGAAAGTACTGAGTTTATTAAAAGGTGTGAAAAAAGAAAAAAGAAAGGCAAAATTTAAATGTGTAATGGCTTTGGCTTTATCCTTAAAAAAAGTAAAATTCTTTGAAGGTGAATGCGAAGGTTATATTAGCGATAAAGAAATGGGAAATAAAGGCTTTGGCTATGATCCAATCTTCATTCCAAAAGGTTATAATAAAACTTTTGCCCTTCTTGGAGAAGAAAAAAATAAAATAAGTCATCGGGCAAAAGCTCTTTTTCAATTAAAAAACTTTCTAAAAACTCTAATAAAATAATTTAGGGATAAATTCTATCAATCATTCGAGGAAATGGTATCGCTTCTCTCACATGTTTAATTTTGCATATCCAAGCGACTGTTCTTTCAATTCCCAAACCAAATCCCGAATGAACAAAACTACCGTATCTCCTTAAGTCTAAATACCATTCAAAAGGCTCTCTTGGTAGATTATATTCTATTAATCTTTTTTCCAATTCTTTTAAATCATCCTCTCTTTGACCGCCACCGACAATTTCCCCATATCCTTCGGGTGCTAAAATATCAACAGAAAGCGAAATTTCTGGATTTTCTTTCAATCTTTTCATATAAAAGGCTTTGCATTTGGCCGGATAATGATAAATTATCAAAGGTTTATCATAAAGATTTGAGAGAAAAGTCTCCTCGTCGCCACCAAAATCATCTCCCCAATTTATTTTAAAACCACCTTCTTGTAATTTTTTTATCGCTTCATCATAAGTGATTCGAGGAAAAGGTTTTTTGATATTCAACAACGAATTTATATCTCTTTCTAAAATCTCCAATTCTTTTTTTCTTCTTTCTAATACTCTCTCCACAATATACACTATCATTTCTTCTGCTAAATCAACAATATCGAAAAGTTCCATAAAACTTGCTTCAGGCTCAACCATCCAGAATTCAGTCAAATGCCTTCGTGTTTTTGATTTCTCTGCCCGGAAGGCAGGACCAAAGCAATAAACTTTTCCTAAGGCAGCTGCCGCTGCCTCATTATAAAGTTGACCACTCTGAGAAAGATAAGCCTTTCTATCAAAATAATTAACCTCAAAGAGAGTGGTAGTACCTTCACAAGAAGTAGGGGTCAAAATTGGAGCATCAACTAAAATAAATCCTCGATTATCTAAAAAATCACGACAGGCTTTAATTATCTCTGCCCTGATTCTCAGGATAGCAAACTGTTTTCGCGAACGAATCCAAAGGTGTCGGTGTTGCAAAAGAAAATCAATGCCGTGTTCTTTTTTAGTGATTGGATAATTTTCTGAAGAACTCAAAAGTTTTAATTCCTTGCCAATAATCTCAAAACCTCCTGGTGCTCGAGAATCTTTACGCACAATACCTTTAAGTTCTACTAAAGATTCCTGTGTAACTTTATCAGCCAGCTCGAAAGATTCTTCATCTACTTCATTAGCAGAAAAAACTACTTGAATTATACCTGTACCATCTCGAACTAACACAAATCTCACTTTGCCCGAAGATCTTTTGTTATAAACCCAACCTTTTAAAATAACTTCTTTCCCCTCATAATCACTGATATTTTCTATCCAAATCATAATTTATATTTTATCTCTCGTAAAAATTTCTTTCTTTTCTCAATATCTTCTTCTTTTTCTATGCCTTTAGGAGCAAAACCATCAATCACACCTAAAATCCCACGACCTTCACCATCGTCAGCAATAATTACTTTTAAAGGATTAGCCGTTGCTGCATAAATAGAACATACTTCACACACTTGCTTTATACCATTTAGGATATTAATTGGATAAGCATCTCTCAGAAAAATAATAAATGAATGACCAGCACCAATATTTAAGGCATTCTCAATTGCTAAACTTTTTAAATCTTCATCGTTTCCTTCACTTCGTACTAAACATGGACCGGAAGATTCACAAAAAGCAAGACCAAATTTGGCATGGGGGTTTGTCGCCACAATTACTTCGTATAAATCTTCCACCGTTTTAATAAAATGACTTTGTCCCAAAATTACATTTACATCGGCTGGTTTTTTAATTTCAACTATTTTTATTTCCATACTTTCCCTCCTTAACTCTTTACTTGTTGACAAATCTTCAAATTTTTGGTATATTATAATAAATTAGATAGTAAAAGTCAAGATGGAAAAGAAAAAGGTAGGGCCGGTTAGTTTACTAAAAGATAGTTATCTTCGTCTTTTAGCTGAATTTGATAACTTTCGAAAAAGAAAAGAGCGAGAAGTACTTATGGCTAAAGAACTTAGTTTAAAGGAGTTCTTTATCGATATTATCCCCGTTTTAGAGAATTTCAATCGGGCTTTATTTCACTCTCAATTAAATAATAGTTTTCAAAGTTTGAAAAGGGGATTAGAAATAATTTATAATCAGTTAAAAGGAGTATTAGAAAAATACGGATTAAAAGAATATTCTTTATTAGAAAAGGATTTTGATCCCAAATATGCTGAAGCCGTGGGATATGTAGAAACCGACAAAATACCGCCTAATAAAATAATAGAAGAGGTTAGCAAGGGATATTTATACAAAGATTATGTGTTAAAACCAGCTCAAGTGATTGTTAGTAAAGAAAAACAAAATCCTTCAGAAGAATAAATGAGTCTAATAAATATGAAAAAAATAAAGGAGGTAAAATGGGAAAAAGAGTAATCGGGATAGATTTGGGAACTACTTTTTCTGTCGTGGCAGTAATGGAAAAAGGTCAACCAATAGTTATTCCTAATCCCGAGGGAGAAAGAACAACTCCATCAGTAGTGGCTTTTGGTAAAGAAAGATTGGTCGGAACTCTTGCTAAAAGACAGGCAATAATAAATCCGGACAAAACAATTTATTCTATTAAGCGGTTTATGGGACGAAAATATTCCGAAGTGACTGAAGAAATAAAATTAGTTCCTTATAAGGTAGTACCTGCTGATAATGGAGATGCCTGGGTAGAAGTAGAAGGAAAAAGGTATTCCCCTCCGCAGATTTCAGCAATGATCTTAGAATATTTAAAAAATGCTGCTGAACAATATTTGGGTGAAAAAATTGATAAGGCAGTAATTACCGTACCAGCCTATTTTAACGATGCCCAAAGGCAAGCTACTAAGGATGCTGGAAAAATTGCTGGGTTAGAAGTATTAAGAATTATTAACGAACCAACTGCGGCTGCTCTAGCCTATGGATTAGATAAAAAGAAAAACGAAAAAATTGCGGTTTATGATTTAGGTGGAGGTACTTTCGATATTTCTATTTTAGAAATAGGCGAAGGAGTATTTGAAGTAATCGCTACCAATGGTAACACTCATTTGGGTGGCGACGACTTTGATGCCCGAATTGTTGAATGGATTTTAGAAGAAGCAAAAAGAGAATTCAAAGTGGATCTTTCCAAAGATCGGACTGCTTTACAAAGGATTAGAGAAGCAGCAGAAAAAGCTAAAAGAGAACTTTCTACCAAATATGAAACTCTAATAAGCTTACCTTTTATCTATTCCGATCCTGAAAAAGGACCAATTCATCTAGAATTAAAGTTAACACGAGCTCGTTTAGAGGCAATGGTGGAAGATTTGATTCAAAAAACGTTAGAACCTGTAAGAAATTGTCTAGCCGATGCGAAATTGAGACCGGAAGATATTGATGAAGTTATCTTAGTGGGAGGGCAAACAAGAATGCCAAGAGTTCAAGAAGTCGTAAGAGATTTCTTTGGTAAAGAACCCCATAAAGGAATCAATCCTGACGAGGTAGTTGCTATTGGTGCCGCTATTCAAGGAGCGGTGCTTGCTGGTGAAATCAAAGACATTGTTCTTTTAGACGTAACTCCTTTATCTTTGGGCATCGAAACGTTAGGGGGTGTTTTTACTAAAATTATCGAAAGAAACACAACTATTCCTGTAAGAAAAAGCCAAATATTTACTACCGCCGAAGATAACCAAACAGCAGTTACTATTCATGTGTTACAAGGAGAAAGACCAATGGCTGCGGATAATAAAAGTTTAGGAAAGTTTGAACTTCATGGTATCCCTCCGGCTCCTCGTGGAGTACCCCAAATTGAGGTTATCTTCGATATCGATGCTGACGGAATCTTACACGTGACTGCTCGAGATTTAGCCACTAAAAAAGAACAAAGTATGAGAATTATCCCTTCTTCCGGTCTTACCAAAGAAGAGATCGAAAGAATGATCAAGGAAGCAGAAATGTATCGCGAAGAAGATCGTAAGAAAAAGGAATTGGTAGAAACTAGAAATAAGGCTGATACGCTAGCTTATACAATCGAAAAAAATCTAAAAGAGTTTGGTGATAAAATCTCAGAAAGTGATAGGAGGGAAATTGAGGAAAAATTAAATCGATTAAAGGAGGTGATGAAAGGAGATAACAAAGAAGAAATTGAACGAGCAATTGATGAATTGCAGAGGGCAAGTCATCGTTTAGCAGAAGCCATGTATCAGCGAACACAAAGTCAAAAAGAAGAAAAAGATAAAAAAGATTATGAAGTTTATGATGAAGATAGTAAATCTTAAAAAGGAGAAACTATGGTAAGTAATTTAGATGGAAAACTTGAAAAAATACTTAAATCTTTAACAAAAAGAGAAGAAGAAGTTATTAGATTACGTTACGGTTTAGGCGGCGAAATCCCTCATACTTTACAAGCAATCGGTAACAAACTTAATATCACCCGTGAACGGGTAAGACAAATTGAAGAGCGAATTCTAAGGAGATTTGGAAGCAAAGAGTTGATCGCTGCTCTTAAAGAACTAAAAAAACCATTGATGCGCGGACGTATTAAGTACTTCACTATTCAAAATAAACTAAAAAAATACGGCGATATTTTAGCAGCAAAAGAAAGAAAACAGATCGAAACCAAGCTGGAAAAATTGAAAAAAGCGCTGATTAAAAAAGATAAGAAACTAATTAATACCGCAATAAAAGAATTAGAAGAAGCCGCCAAACCATTATTAAAGGCTAAAAGGGTAAAGGTTTAGTTTAGTAGATTAAAGAAATTTTTGTTATTTAATTAAATTTTAAAGATAACTAGATTTTCTTTATTCTTATGGAAAAAACTAAAAAGGATTACTATGAAATTTTAGGTGTCTCCCGTAATGCTACAAAAGAAGAAATTAAACAGGCTTACCGACGCCTGGCTAAAAAATATCATCCTGATATGAACCCTCATAATCGGAAGGAAGCAGAGGAAAAATTTAAAGAGATTTCCGAGGCCTATGAAGTTTTGATGGATGACGAAAAAAGAAAATTGTATGATCTGTACGGTCACGAAGGATTGTCTCAAAAATTTGGTCCGAGTGGCTTTACTTGGGAACATTTTACTCACGCTGATGAATGGCGGGATATTTTCGGCAGCAGTTTTGATCCCTTTGATTTTCTTCGAAGATTTTTTGAAGAGGAAACGATTTTTGATTTTTGGGAACCGAAAACCAAAGAAAGAAAAAGAAAACCGGTCGGCGGAAATATAAGGGTAAAGATGAAATTAACATTAGAAGACATTGCCGAGGGTAGAGAAAAAACTTTTGAATTAGAGCGGTATGAAAAGTGTCCTGATTGTGAAGGAATCGGAGGTAAAGGTAAAACTACATGTTCTGTTTGTAAAGGTAAAGGAGAAATTCAACAAATTCAAAGAACCGCTTTTAGTCAAATAATCAAAATTACTACTTGCCCTCATTGCGGTGGTAATGGCAAGGTAGTAAAAGAATTGTGCAAAACTTGCGGAGGAAGCGGACGAATTAAAAAGAAAAAAATATTTAAGATCAAGATTCCTCAAGAAATTACGGATAAAAACCATTTAATTCTCAAAGGCGAAGGACATTATGGCGAAGGAGGCAAAGGAGATATAATTATTGAGTTTGAAGAACTTCCCCATCCTCTTTTTTTAAGACAAGGAACGGATTTAATGGTCGAAGTCCCTATTCATTATACCACCGCTTTAATAGGTGGTGAGATTGAAGTACCTACTTTAGAGGGTAATAAAAAAATTAAGATTAGTCCTGGTGTCCGAGACGGACAAATAATTAGAATTAAGGGATTAGGATTAAAAGGTCAAAATATTAGCGGTGATTTATTAGTGAAAATCAAAATTTTCTTCCCTACCCGACTCTCGGAAGAAGAAAAGAGATTACTGGAAGAACTAAAAAAAATATCCTTAGAATCGCCTCCTAAACCTTATCGACCACAAGAGACTAAATGAAAAAAGATTTTTTATCTTGTGAAATTTATTTTTATCCTAATTCATTAGAAATTGGTGAAGAGATAATAATAAAAGACGAAGAAGCAAAACATATTTTAAAAGTAATGAGACATAAGGTTGGAGATAAAATAAAACTAACCGATGGTTATGGTTACGAGTATGAATTTTTAATAACTTACACCCAAAAAGAAAAGTTAAAAGGGAAAATTTTAAATAAAAGATACTTGCCACGGGAACCCAATATTGCTATCACTTTAGCATGTTCGCCATTAAAAGGCGAAAATACCGAAATAATGCTAGCAAAAACAACTGAACTGGGGATCAGCGGTTTTCTTCCTGTATATTTTCAAAATACAATAGCTTCACTAACCGAAAACAAATTAAAACGATTAAAAAAAATTGCTATTTCTTCTTTAAAAACTTCTGCCGGCACTCTTTTGCCTAAAATTTATCAACCATTAAGTTTTAGTCAATTAACAGAAAATTTTTCATCTTTTGATCTGGTTCTTTTAGCTTACGAAAATAGTGAAACTAGATTAGCCGATATTATTGAAAATAGAGATGCTATTAAAAATATTTTGTTAATAATCGGTCCAGAAGGTGGTTTCGCTTCTGAAGAAATAAAAAAGGCTAAAGAAAAAGGAGCAAAATTTTTTACTCTAGGAAAAAGAAGACTAAAAAGCGAAACCGCAGGAATTGTGGCAGTGAGTTTAATTTTATATGAATTTAATAATATTTAAAAGGGGGTGAAAAAATGACCAAGATTGAAGTAAGAGACGGCGAACCTTTTGAAAGCTTTATTCGTCGTTTCCGTCGGGCAGTAGAAAAAGCTGGGATTTTACAAGACATCAAAAGAAAAGAATATTATGAAAAGCCCAGCGAACGAAGAAAGAAACGCCTGGCGGAAGCAATTAGAAGATGGCGCAAAAAGATGCAACAAATGTAAAGTGATTTGCGATAAAGATACTCTTCATAATTTAGAATATCAGAAGGTTCTTAATTTAATTGCCGAATACTGTGAAACTTCTATGGGGAGAGAACTGACTTTAAATCTTTCGCCTTTTTCAGAAATAGAAATAATCAAAAGAGAATTTTGTCATTTAGAATATTATCTTTCTTTAAAAGAAAAACCTTCTTATAAACATTTTTTTAATCTGGCAGATTTTTTAAATGAAAAATTAAAAAAAGAACATTATTTTGATGGAAAAACTTTAGTTTTAATTAAAAATTTTTTAAAAGATGTAGAAAAACTGAAAAAGTATTTTCCCTTTAAAAATGCTCCTTTATCCTTTTCTTTTTATCTTAACAATTTAAAGGACTATCAACAATTAATTTCTTTAATTGAAGAAAAAATTGATGAAAATGGAGAAATCAAATATGAAGCTTCTCCAAAATTTTCCGAAATCTTTGAAGAAATAAAAAATTTACGAGAAAAAATTGTTAACAAACTAAAGAAAATAATTAAAGAAAAATCAAATTTTTTAACAATTAATAATTATACCTTATCAGGAGAAAGATACGTTTTGCCAATAAAGGCTGATTCCATTGGCAAATTTCCCGGAATTATTCACGATTATTCCGAAACCGAAAAAACTGCTTTTTGTGAACCTATAGAAATTGTTGAAGAAAATAATTTACTAATAAAAGCTAATTGCCAATTAGAGGAGGAAAAGAAAAAAATTTTAAAAAACCTTACTCAAGAAATAATCAAAATATATTCTGATATTAAGAAAACTTGTGAAACTATTGCCTATTTAGATTTTTTAAATGCTAAAGCAAAATTTGTTGAGGAGTATCGTTGCCAAAAAGTTGAATTTTCTAATAATTATGAATTTCAAATAAATGATGCTCGTCATCCACTTTTAGTGAAAATAAAGAAAGAGGTTGTTCCTCTTTCTTTTCAATTACCAGAGAATATAAAAATTCTTTTAATCTCTGGACCCAATGCTGGTGGTAAAACTGTAGTTTTAAAAACAATTGGCATAATTTCTCTTTTAGCCCAATCAGGAATATTTCCTCCG harbors:
- the rdgB gene encoding RdgB/HAM1 family non-canonical purine NTP pyrophosphatase yields the protein MKIFLATNNKGKIREIKEILSDLNVQILTPQDLKIKFICKEDGDSFYENAYKKAITGLLQTGYISIGEDSGLMIDYLNGAPGLKSARFTKKRNSKENIKKVLSLLKGVKKEKRKAKFKCVMALALSLKKVKFFEGECEGYISDKEMGNKGFGYDPIFIPKGYNKTFALLGEEKNKISHRAKALFQLKNFLKTLIK
- the asnS gene encoding asparagine--tRNA ligase translates to MIWIENISDYEGKEVILKGWVYNKRSSGKVRFVLVRDGTGIIQVVFSANEVDEESFELADKVTQESLVELKGIVRKDSRAPGGFEIIGKELKLLSSSENYPITKKEHGIDFLLQHRHLWIRSRKQFAILRIRAEIIKACRDFLDNRGFILVDAPILTPTSCEGTTTLFEVNYFDRKAYLSQSGQLYNEAAAAALGKVYCFGPAFRAEKSKTRRHLTEFWMVEPEASFMELFDIVDLAEEMIVYIVERVLERRKKELEILERDINSLLNIKKPFPRITYDEAIKKLQEGGFKINWGDDFGGDEETFLSNLYDKPLIIYHYPAKCKAFYMKRLKENPEISLSVDILAPEGYGEIVGGGQREDDLKELEKRLIEYNLPREPFEWYLDLRRYGSFVHSGFGLGIERTVAWICKIKHVREAIPFPRMIDRIYP
- a CDS encoding adenosine-specific kinase; its protein translation is MEIKIVEIKKPADVNVILGQSHFIKTVEDLYEVIVATNPHAKFGLAFCESSGPCLVRSEGNDEDLKSLAIENALNIGAGHSFIIFLRDAYPINILNGIKQVCEVCSIYAATANPLKVIIADDGEGRGILGVIDGFAPKGIEKEEDIEKRKKFLREIKYKL
- a CDS encoding nucleotide exchange factor GrpE, whose product is MEKKKVGPVSLLKDSYLRLLAEFDNFRKRKEREVLMAKELSLKEFFIDIIPVLENFNRALFHSQLNNSFQSLKRGLEIIYNQLKGVLEKYGLKEYSLLEKDFDPKYAEAVGYVETDKIPPNKIIEEVSKGYLYKDYVLKPAQVIVSKEKQNPSEE
- the dnaK gene encoding molecular chaperone DnaK; the protein is MGKRVIGIDLGTTFSVVAVMEKGQPIVIPNPEGERTTPSVVAFGKERLVGTLAKRQAIINPDKTIYSIKRFMGRKYSEVTEEIKLVPYKVVPADNGDAWVEVEGKRYSPPQISAMILEYLKNAAEQYLGEKIDKAVITVPAYFNDAQRQATKDAGKIAGLEVLRIINEPTAAALAYGLDKKKNEKIAVYDLGGGTFDISILEIGEGVFEVIATNGNTHLGGDDFDARIVEWILEEAKREFKVDLSKDRTALQRIREAAEKAKRELSTKYETLISLPFIYSDPEKGPIHLELKLTRARLEAMVEDLIQKTLEPVRNCLADAKLRPEDIDEVILVGGQTRMPRVQEVVRDFFGKEPHKGINPDEVVAIGAAIQGAVLAGEIKDIVLLDVTPLSLGIETLGGVFTKIIERNTTIPVRKSQIFTTAEDNQTAVTIHVLQGERPMAADNKSLGKFELHGIPPAPRGVPQIEVIFDIDADGILHVTARDLATKKEQSMRIIPSSGLTKEEIERMIKEAEMYREEDRKKKELVETRNKADTLAYTIEKNLKEFGDKISESDRREIEEKLNRLKEVMKGDNKEEIERAIDELQRASHRLAEAMYQRTQSQKEEKDKKDYEVYDEDSKS
- a CDS encoding sigma factor-like helix-turn-helix DNA-binding protein, producing MVSNLDGKLEKILKSLTKREEEVIRLRYGLGGEIPHTLQAIGNKLNITRERVRQIEERILRRFGSKELIAALKELKKPLMRGRIKYFTIQNKLKKYGDILAAKERKQIETKLEKLKKALIKKDKKLINTAIKELEEAAKPLLKAKRVKV
- a CDS encoding DnaJ C-terminal domain-containing protein, producing the protein MEKTKKDYYEILGVSRNATKEEIKQAYRRLAKKYHPDMNPHNRKEAEEKFKEISEAYEVLMDDEKRKLYDLYGHEGLSQKFGPSGFTWEHFTHADEWRDIFGSSFDPFDFLRRFFEEETIFDFWEPKTKERKRKPVGGNIRVKMKLTLEDIAEGREKTFELERYEKCPDCEGIGGKGKTTCSVCKGKGEIQQIQRTAFSQIIKITTCPHCGGNGKVVKELCKTCGGSGRIKKKKIFKIKIPQEITDKNHLILKGEGHYGEGGKGDIIIEFEELPHPLFLRQGTDLMVEVPIHYTTALIGGEIEVPTLEGNKKIKISPGVRDGQIIRIKGLGLKGQNISGDLLVKIKIFFPTRLSEEEKRLLEELKKISLESPPKPYRPQETK
- a CDS encoding RsmE family RNA methyltransferase; this encodes MKKDFLSCEIYFYPNSLEIGEEIIIKDEEAKHILKVMRHKVGDKIKLTDGYGYEYEFLITYTQKEKLKGKILNKRYLPREPNIAITLACSPLKGENTEIMLAKTTELGISGFLPVYFQNTIASLTENKLKRLKKIAISSLKTSAGTLLPKIYQPLSFSQLTENFSSFDLVLLAYENSETRLADIIENRDAIKNILLIIGPEGGFASEEIKKAKEKGAKFFTLGKRRLKSETAGIVAVSLILYEFNNI
- the rpsU gene encoding 30S ribosomal protein S21, encoding MTKIEVRDGEPFESFIRRFRRAVEKAGILQDIKRKEYYEKPSERRKKRLAEAIRRWRKKMQQM